A window of the Betaproteobacteria bacterium genome harbors these coding sequences:
- a CDS encoding adenylosuccinate synthase, with translation MGKNVVVIGTQWGDEGKGKVVDWLTDHADVVVRFQGGHNAGHTLVIGGQKTVLHLIPSGILRPGVACVIGNGVVLSPEALIEELTTLEQANVEVSGRVTISEACPLILPYHAVLDRAREAAKGEAKIGTTGRGIGPAYEDKVARRAIRVQDLFHRERLAAKLGEVLDYHNFVLQRYFHAEPVDFHKTLEETLGFVERLRPMVGDVSSLLHEAQRQGKRLLFEGAQGTLLDVDHGTYPYVTSSNCVAGAAAAGCGVGPQALHYVLGITKAYTTRVGSGPFPTELDDAIGTQIRVRGKEFGATTGRPRRCGWFDAAALRRSIQINGVSGLCVTKLDVLDGMEALRIGVGYEANGNTYQLPPVGAEALEECTPIYEEIPGWTDSTVGVKEYSKLPAPARHYLKRLEEVCGVPIDLISTGPDRDETIVMRHPFS, from the coding sequence ATGGGAAAGAACGTCGTCGTAATCGGAACGCAGTGGGGAGATGAAGGCAAGGGCAAGGTGGTCGATTGGCTCACCGATCATGCCGACGTCGTGGTGCGCTTTCAAGGTGGCCACAACGCCGGGCATACGCTGGTCATTGGCGGGCAGAAGACCGTACTGCACCTGATTCCATCGGGCATCTTGCGTCCCGGCGTAGCGTGCGTCATCGGTAACGGCGTGGTGCTGTCTCCCGAGGCCTTGATCGAGGAACTTACCACCTTGGAACAGGCGAACGTGGAAGTGAGCGGGCGCGTGACCATCAGCGAGGCTTGCCCCTTGATCTTGCCTTATCACGCCGTGCTCGACCGCGCGCGCGAAGCGGCCAAGGGCGAAGCCAAGATCGGCACCACGGGCCGCGGCATAGGCCCGGCTTACGAGGACAAGGTGGCGCGGCGCGCCATTCGTGTGCAGGATCTATTTCACCGCGAGCGCTTGGCGGCGAAGCTGGGAGAAGTGCTCGATTATCACAACTTCGTGCTGCAACGCTATTTTCACGCCGAGCCCGTGGATTTTCATAAGACCCTGGAAGAAACGCTTGGGTTCGTGGAGCGGCTGCGCCCCATGGTGGGAGATGTATCGAGTCTGTTGCACGAAGCCCAGCGCCAAGGCAAGCGCCTGTTGTTCGAGGGCGCGCAAGGCACGCTGCTGGACGTGGATCACGGCACCTATCCCTACGTGACTTCCAGTAATTGCGTGGCGGGCGCGGCGGCAGCGGGCTGCGGCGTGGGGCCGCAAGCGTTGCACTACGTGCTGGGCATCACGAAGGCTTACACCACGCGCGTGGGTTCCGGGCCGTTCCCGACGGAACTCGACGATGCCATCGGCACGCAAATTCGCGTGCGCGGCAAGGAGTTCGGCGCCACCACCGGGCGGCCGCGGCGTTGCGGGTGGTTCGACGCGGCGGCACTTCGGCGCTCGATTCAAATCAACGGCGTGTCGGGCCTATGCGTGACCAAGCTGGACGTGCTCGACGGCATGGAAGCCTTGCGCATCGGTGTGGGCTACGAAGCCAACGGTAATACCTATCAATTGCCTCCCGTGGGCGCCGAAGCGCTGGAGGAATGCACACCCATTTACGAAGAGATTCCGGGTTGGACGGACAGCACCGTGGGGGTGAAGGAGTACAGCAAGCTCCCCGCGCCCGCGCGGCATTATCTGAAGCGCCTCGAAGAAGTGTGTGGCGTGCCCATCGACTTGATTTCCACCGGGCCGGACCGCGACGAGACCATCGTGATGCGCCATCCGTTTTCCTGA